The following nucleotide sequence is from Borrelia coriaceae.
CTCTGTTACAAGTATATTCACTTACTTCCCACAATTTAAAAAAGATACATATACAGATGAAGACATAATTGAAATAAAAAATAAAATTAATTCAACATCATTTGTAAAAAATATATTTTTAAATGACGATGAAACTTTAATATATTTTATAGTCATATCAACAAAAGATGATAAAACAAATTTTAGCCGAAGTTTAAAAAATGAACTTGAAGAAATGGAAGCTACAATTAAAGGATATGAAACTGATGATCTTAAACTTTACTTAACAGGAGATCTTGTAGTAAGGGAAAAAATATTAAACTACATGGCCGACGATTTTAAATTGTTAGGTCCATTTGCAACTATCGTAGTAATTTTATCACTATATCTTATTGTAAAAAATATATTGGGAGCAATAATCCCTGTACTCATTGCAACATTTGCACTAGCTTGGACCTTTGGAATTAAAAGTCTTGTCATGTCTCCCATTACTGTTCCAGAAACCACAATGATCGTACTTCTTATTTCAATTGGATGCGCTAACGCTGTACACATCATAAATGGAATATTAAAGAGGATAAAAACCGAACCTTTTACTGAAAAAACAATAATAACGACTATTAAAACCCTCAGAGCACCAATAATTTTAACTTCTCTTACAACAGCTTTCGGGTTTCTATCATTAATAACCTCATCAATTCAAGCATACAGAACAATGGGAATTTTTATGTCAACAGGTGTCATTATTGCAATGCTCATGTCATTATTAGTATTGCCCGGAATACTAACCCAAATACCATTTAAATACACAAATAAAAAAAATAAAAACACAAAAAATATTTCTCTTGAAAAACTTGCAATAATAAACCAAACAATTACAAAATGGATATTAAATAACAAATATTTATCATCAATAATAACTCTAATTATTTTATTAAGCTCAATTGTAGGTCTTTTCAAAATAGAAATTAACTTTGATGAGAAAGATTATTTTAAAGAAAATACAAGTGTCAAACAAACACTCAATTTAATGCAAAAAGAAATAGGAGGAACATCCATTATAAAAATTGAAATCAATGGGACTCCTGGTGAATTCAAAAATGAAAAAAATATGAAAAAGTTGGATTTAATTACAGACAAACTCGACAAATTTACTGAAAAGACACAATCAAGTTCGATCAACGGAATTATAAGACTTATGAATTTTAAATTCAAAAAAGAAAATCCAGAAGAATATAGACTTCCTGAAAATCAAGTTGTCTTAAATAAACTCATACTATTAATCAGTAGAAGCAATTCTATCAAAAATATGACCAAGATGTATATTAATGATGATTGGTCCAAGATATCAATTATTATAAGAACTGACCAAAATTCAACTGAAGAAATCAAAAATTTTGCCAACTATGCAAGCAACTTGATTGAAAAACATATGCCAGGACATGAACATCAGTTTTCAGGAGCATATGACAAAATATTAATATCTAAAACCATGGTGATAGAACAAATTACAAACATTATCACAACACTAAGCGCAATAACAATATTGTTAATGTTAGTCTTTAAATCTATTAAAACTGGAATAATAATTGTGATTCCAGTGGCATGGTCAGTATTTTTAAATTTCGCCGTAATGAAACTTTTCGGTATAACACTCAATCCTGCAACAGCCACAATTGCATCCGTTAGTATGGGTATA
It contains:
- a CDS encoding efflux RND transporter permease subunit — its product is MDLETLSIKYKVFILIIFTLITIFLGFFLKDIKFDSNILKLIPKNEKTMDIDKSISLLSTIVMFKDKKSIFNKETFEKMNKLANDITKILKVTPNSVTSIFTYFPQFKKDTYTDEDIIEIKNKINSTSFVKNIFLNDDETLIYFIVISTKDDKTNFSRSLKNELEEMEATIKGYETDDLKLYLTGDLVVREKILNYMADDFKLLGPFATIVVILSLYLIVKNILGAIIPVLIATFALAWTFGIKSLVMSPITVPETTMIVLLISIGCANAVHIINGILKRIKTEPFTEKTIITTIKTLRAPIILTSLTTAFGFLSLITSSIQAYRTMGIFMSTGVIIAMLMSLLVLPGILTQIPFKYTNKKNKNTKNISLEKLAIINQTITKWILNNKYLSSIITLIILLSSIVGLFKIEINFDEKDYFKENTSVKQTLNLMQKEIGGTSIIKIEINGTPGEFKNEKNMKKLDLITDKLDKFTEKTQSSSINGIIRLMNFKFKKENPEEYRLPENQVVLNKLILLISRSNSIKNMTKMYINDDWSKISIIIRTDQNSTEEIKNFANYASNLIEKHMPGHEHQFSGAYDKILISKTMVIEQITNIITTLSAITILLMLVFKSIKTGIIIVIPVAWSVFLNFAVMKLFGITLNPATATIASVSMGIGVDYSIHFFNAFILNYQTAKNYKKALIESIPNVFNGIFANSISVGIGFLTLIFSTYKIIATLGAIIAFTMLTTSLASLTLLPLLIYLFKPTVRTLKITNAKIIN